The proteins below are encoded in one region of Halocatena salina:
- a CDS encoding ABC transporter ATP-binding protein produces the protein MDNLTKYYGDDRGIEGLTFTVEPGEVFGLLGPEGAGKTTTVRTLMGLQAPSRGQASVLEYDIGHRRERTAMKQDIGYLPSEPSFDESLTGNQLLAYHASLKDDERSEQLLEQFALDSQLDKSIRTYTSEQRRLLATVVAFMHDPELVILDEPTVGLDPSTQEQLWTFLDAERQRGTTLFVVSCSLTTACILCDRVGILRNGHLIDFRASRQLPDRGPRIVRFVTSDPVAPDAFSFEHGYSVETEHTDRRSSDEGRTTRTTVRFVYAGTYETLLEALSSYTICDLTIEEAPLQELLAHWYGTRLGKGGGVDV, from the coding sequence GTGGACAACCTAACGAAATACTATGGCGACGATCGAGGGATAGAAGGGCTCACGTTCACCGTCGAGCCGGGAGAGGTGTTCGGCCTCCTAGGGCCGGAGGGGGCCGGGAAAACCACGACGGTTCGAACACTGATGGGGCTACAGGCCCCCTCACGCGGTCAGGCGTCGGTTCTCGAGTACGACATCGGACACCGTCGAGAACGGACGGCGATGAAACAGGATATCGGATACCTTCCAAGTGAACCGTCGTTCGACGAGTCACTCACCGGAAACCAGCTCCTCGCCTACCACGCCTCGCTCAAAGACGACGAGCGTAGCGAACAACTACTCGAACAGTTTGCACTCGACTCACAGCTCGACAAATCGATCCGCACGTACACGTCCGAGCAGCGACGGCTCCTCGCTACGGTGGTGGCGTTTATGCACGACCCGGAGCTCGTTATTTTGGACGAACCGACGGTAGGACTCGATCCATCGACACAAGAACAGCTTTGGACGTTTCTCGATGCCGAACGACAGCGGGGCACGACCCTTTTTGTCGTCTCGTGCAGTCTCACCACCGCGTGTATCCTCTGTGATCGGGTCGGCATCCTCCGCAACGGTCACCTCATCGATTTTCGAGCGAGCCGACAGCTCCCCGACCGAGGACCACGGATCGTTCGGTTTGTGACCTCCGATCCGGTTGCCCCCGATGCGTTCAGTTTCGAACACGGCTACAGCGTCGAAACCGAGCACACGGATCGCCGTTCATCCGATGAGGGACGCACGACCCGAACGACCGTTCGCTTCGTGTACGCCGGAACGTACGAGACGTTGCTCGAAGCACTCTCGTCGTACACGATCTGTGACCTCACCATCGAGGAGGCACCGCTCCAAGAACTCCTGGCCCACTGGTATGGCACGCGGCTGGGAAAGGGAGGTGGTGTGGATGTTTGA
- a CDS encoding TrmB family transcriptional regulator has protein sequence MTDSPPTQSGAIDALGQLGLSKYEATVFIALQQLETGSASEVDRITDVPRSQVYGAAERLSELGLIDIQQSNPIQYRAIGLETARKRLRKRLEEQERLAFDYLQAVQGEHAATNETQVGVWTVTGKGPIDDRIIDLITRADDRILFGVPDQALVNDVLVETLTAVSEDVQVTVLSEDVSVCEQFAVSSIDTHVVTEQTMIEGPCGRVLAVDDETVLLSTLGGSARANHEAAIWSDGTSVAAIFIGLLDDWVEQCLQ, from the coding sequence ATGACTGACTCCCCACCGACCCAATCCGGTGCTATCGACGCACTCGGACAGCTCGGTCTCTCGAAGTACGAGGCCACTGTGTTCATCGCGCTTCAGCAACTCGAAACGGGCTCTGCAAGCGAGGTCGACCGTATCACTGACGTGCCCCGGTCGCAGGTGTACGGTGCCGCAGAACGCCTCAGCGAGCTGGGCCTCATCGATATCCAGCAGTCGAATCCGATCCAGTACCGGGCGATCGGACTCGAAACGGCACGAAAACGCCTTCGCAAGCGGCTCGAAGAACAGGAACGGCTCGCCTTCGACTACCTGCAAGCAGTTCAGGGCGAACACGCCGCAACCAACGAAACGCAGGTAGGCGTTTGGACAGTCACCGGCAAAGGTCCGATCGACGACCGCATCATCGATCTCATCACCCGAGCGGACGATCGAATCCTGTTCGGTGTACCGGACCAAGCACTGGTGAACGACGTGCTCGTCGAGACGCTCACAGCAGTTTCCGAGGACGTTCAGGTGACCGTCCTCAGCGAAGATGTGAGTGTTTGCGAGCAGTTCGCTGTCAGCTCCATCGACACCCACGTCGTTACCGAACAGACGATGATCGAAGGACCGTGCGGACGTGTCCTCGCTGTCGACGACGAAACCGTGTTGTTGAGTACACTCGGTGGTTCCGCTCGCGCTAACCACGAAGCGGCCATCTGGAGCGATGGAACCAGCGTTGCCGCTATTTTCATCGGATTGCTCGACGATTGGGTCGAGCAGTGCCTCCAGTAG
- a CDS encoding MMPL family transporter gives MGVLERLSAGVTRYRRPVIVALLLMTVVMGAGAPMITQSSSLDSFQSDTGQAAQAEEYISENFTSQDENATSVQIIVRDDNVLSKESLLRQLRLQRALKNNSTINGTLANDSTVGVASVVSTAAVQMDRAESLQERGKAIEREGESLQERGKELQQRSESLNESREELQQRSEQLKQDGNELQERGQALQERADELNQSRAELQADPRELKQRADELNQSRAELQADSRELKQRADELNQSRAELQADSRELKQRADELNQSRAELNQRRERLEQRADELNETRDSLEERAKNITAREKQLAEDRRSGDVPPSELEQRREQLERDERELANDTITLKQRADELESDRAALERDGQALKERARKLNQSRNELQNRSQKLQEQGQQLKADREKLEQRGQQLEERGQQLKADREKLEQRGQQLEERGQQLKADREKLEQRKRELEQRQQQLENDAQELNQSAKALQNDSEALKSDREALEQKVEQLEADRNELQNNETQLSITKQIDVLESRNRSEITTAVDAVLGGNSTDEDNGAFAFMPSDYDPGDDTANATMVVVTQSANGTSMGGTTSERLVNSQLAIEEIAHENYDSQQVSVFGAGVITDEIERSMTDSLAIVGPLALVFVLIVLVIAYRDLLDILLGLFGIGVVLVWTFGFMGWAGIAFNQIFIAVPVLLIGLSIDYAIHVFMRHRESREHVDGIRHSMRSALSGIAVALVLVTLTAVIGFLSNLTSSVPPIREFGIVSAVGISAALLVFGLLIPALKVEFDSLLEARGWDRHKRAVGTGGGTLGSLLAGGATAARRAPHVVVLIALLLTVAGGVGASQVDTSFAQEDFLADDPDGWMESLPEPFAPGEYTAKESMSFVNDRFVREDSSAALLIQGNVTDPKTMTAIDRAEQNASDKEVTATLSNGDSDIMSPLSAMEDVAAQNESFNQTFTDADTDGDGVPDRNLDAVYDSLYETAPDTASSVIQRTDDEEYEALHMTVSIDGGAGGQAVTDQMRTVASSVEETDHLQATATGQPIVFKNVQDQLLRTVIESLLITLGVTFVFLMFVYRYLYGSASLGFVTMLPVGFSVSWILGTMYLLDIPFNVITGLITSLTVGLGIAYSIHLSERYSLELDDATTAWEALETAVTGTGGALLGSAATTVGGFGVLAFAILPPLQQFGIITGLTIIYAFLASVVVLPSLLVLWTRWFGPGDAFETTSTSFGTTGEEAYTDD, from the coding sequence ATGGGTGTATTAGAGCGTCTATCGGCAGGTGTAACGCGATATCGCCGTCCAGTCATCGTCGCGTTGTTGCTCATGACGGTCGTCATGGGAGCAGGCGCGCCGATGATCACACAGAGTTCCTCGCTCGATTCGTTTCAGAGCGATACGGGACAAGCGGCGCAAGCAGAGGAGTACATCTCGGAGAACTTCACGAGTCAGGATGAGAACGCCACGTCGGTACAGATCATCGTCCGTGATGACAACGTCCTCTCGAAGGAGTCGCTGCTCCGACAACTACGGCTCCAACGGGCGTTGAAAAACAACAGTACTATCAACGGAACGCTGGCGAACGATTCGACTGTCGGCGTCGCAAGCGTCGTTTCGACGGCTGCGGTCCAGATGGATCGAGCGGAGTCGTTGCAAGAACGTGGAAAGGCGATCGAGCGAGAGGGTGAATCGCTCCAAGAGCGTGGAAAGGAGTTACAACAACGCAGTGAATCGCTCAACGAAAGCCGTGAGGAGCTACAACAGCGCTCGGAACAACTCAAACAGGACGGCAACGAACTCCAAGAACGCGGACAGGCGTTACAGGAGCGAGCCGACGAACTCAACCAGAGCCGCGCGGAGTTGCAAGCGGATCCACGCGAACTCAAACAGCGAGCCGACGAACTCAATCAGAGCCGCGCGGAGTTGCAAGCGGATTCACGTGAACTCAAACAGCGAGCCGACGAACTCAACCAGAGCCGCGCGGAGCTGCAAGCGGATTCACGTGAACTCAAACAGCGAGCCGACGAACTCAATCAGAGCCGTGCCGAACTGAACCAGCGACGAGAGCGGCTCGAACAACGGGCCGATGAACTCAACGAGACGCGCGATTCGCTCGAAGAGCGCGCGAAGAACATCACTGCCCGCGAAAAGCAACTCGCCGAAGACCGGCGCTCCGGGGACGTTCCCCCCTCTGAGCTCGAGCAACGAAGAGAACAGCTGGAACGCGACGAGCGCGAGCTCGCAAACGATACGATCACTCTCAAACAACGGGCGGACGAGCTTGAATCCGATCGAGCGGCCCTAGAGCGCGATGGACAAGCCTTGAAAGAGCGTGCCCGGAAGCTCAATCAGAGCCGCAACGAGTTACAAAACCGCAGTCAAAAGCTGCAAGAACAGGGTCAACAGCTCAAAGCGGACCGTGAAAAACTCGAACAGCGCGGTCAGCAGTTAGAAGAACGGGGCCAACAGCTCAAAGCGGACCGTGAAAAACTCGAACAGCGCGGTCAGCAGTTAGAAGAACGGGGCCAACAGCTCAAAGCGGACCGCGAAAAACTCGAACAGCGAAAACGAGAACTCGAACAGCGACAACAACAGCTCGAAAACGACGCTCAAGAACTGAATCAGAGCGCAAAAGCGCTGCAAAACGATTCTGAAGCGCTCAAATCGGATCGTGAGGCGCTTGAACAGAAGGTAGAACAGCTAGAAGCCGATCGAAACGAGCTACAAAACAACGAAACACAGCTGTCGATCACGAAGCAGATCGACGTGCTCGAATCGCGGAATCGATCCGAGATTACAACGGCCGTCGACGCAGTGCTCGGTGGGAACAGCACGGACGAGGACAACGGTGCGTTCGCGTTCATGCCTTCCGATTACGATCCCGGAGACGATACAGCGAACGCGACGATGGTCGTGGTCACCCAGAGCGCCAACGGCACCTCGATGGGTGGAACCACGAGCGAGCGACTCGTCAACTCTCAGCTGGCCATCGAGGAAATCGCTCACGAAAATTACGACTCACAACAGGTGTCGGTTTTCGGGGCGGGGGTCATCACCGACGAGATCGAACGCTCGATGACGGATAGTCTGGCGATCGTGGGACCGTTGGCGCTCGTGTTCGTGTTGATCGTCCTCGTCATCGCTTACCGAGACCTCCTCGACATCCTGCTCGGACTGTTCGGTATCGGGGTGGTGTTGGTGTGGACGTTCGGCTTCATGGGATGGGCCGGAATCGCGTTTAACCAGATCTTCATCGCGGTGCCAGTGTTGTTGATCGGGCTGTCGATCGATTACGCGATCCACGTCTTCATGCGCCATCGAGAGAGCCGCGAACACGTCGACGGCATCCGACACTCGATGCGCTCGGCACTCAGTGGTATCGCCGTCGCGCTCGTGTTGGTGACGCTCACGGCAGTGATCGGCTTTCTCTCGAATCTCACCAGCTCGGTGCCGCCGATACGCGAATTCGGTATCGTCAGTGCGGTCGGGATCTCCGCTGCGCTGTTGGTGTTCGGACTGCTCATTCCGGCGTTGAAAGTCGAATTCGACAGTCTGCTCGAAGCTCGCGGCTGGGACCGCCACAAACGTGCGGTTGGAACCGGCGGTGGGACGCTCGGATCGCTGCTGGCCGGTGGCGCAACAGCTGCCCGCCGAGCACCGCACGTCGTGGTTCTCATTGCGCTTCTCCTGACAGTCGCAGGGGGTGTCGGTGCGTCACAGGTCGATACCAGCTTCGCCCAAGAGGACTTCCTCGCAGACGATCCCGATGGGTGGATGGAATCGCTCCCCGAACCGTTCGCACCAGGGGAGTACACCGCCAAAGAGTCGATGTCGTTCGTCAACGATCGGTTCGTTCGGGAGGATTCGAGCGCTGCGTTGCTCATCCAAGGGAACGTCACCGATCCGAAGACGATGACAGCAATCGACCGCGCAGAACAGAACGCTAGCGACAAGGAGGTGACGGCGACCCTCTCGAACGGCGACAGCGATATTATGAGTCCGCTGTCGGCGATGGAAGATGTTGCGGCACAGAACGAATCGTTCAACCAGACGTTCACTGACGCCGATACGGACGGAGACGGCGTTCCGGATCGAAATCTCGATGCCGTTTACGACTCGCTGTACGAGACGGCCCCTGACACGGCGTCGTCGGTGATCCAGCGGACAGACGACGAGGAGTACGAAGCACTCCACATGACCGTCTCGATCGACGGCGGTGCTGGTGGTCAAGCAGTGACTGACCAGATGCGTACGGTCGCATCGAGCGTCGAGGAGACCGATCACCTACAAGCGACCGCGACGGGACAGCCGATCGTGTTCAAGAACGTTCAGGATCAACTGCTCCGGACAGTCATCGAGAGCCTGCTCATCACGCTCGGTGTGACGTTCGTCTTTTTGATGTTCGTCTACCGATATCTGTACGGCAGTGCCTCACTCGGCTTCGTGACGATGCTTCCGGTCGGATTCAGCGTGTCGTGGATCCTGGGCACGATGTATCTGCTCGACATTCCGTTCAACGTCATCACTGGGTTGATCACGAGTCTCACTGTCGGGTTGGGAATCGCCTACAGTATCCACCTCTCCGAGCGGTACAGCCTCGAACTCGATGATGCCACGACAGCGTGGGAGGCCCTAGAGACGGCCGTCACCGGAACTGGTGGGGCGCTGCTCGGTAGCGCCGCGACGACCGTCGGCGGCTTTGGCGTGCTCGCATTCGCAATCTTGCCGCCGCTGCAGCAGTTCGGCATCATCACGGGACTCACCATCATCTACGCGTTCTTGGCGAGTGTCGTCGTTCTCCCAAGTCTCCTCGTCTTGTGGACGCGGTGGTTCGGTCCCGGCGATGCGTTCGAGACCACATCCACATCGTTTGGAACGACGGGAGAGGAGGCGTACACGGATGACTGA
- a CDS encoding DedA family protein — MSLTELSAFVEGLLIEHGYIALFGIFVLEGAMLLYFAPSESLVPGAIYLLTSHSPFEIAVVIGVAAVGATVGQTALFLFAKRGGRDRLFEHRWIRVSEDRLDRFDRWFDRWGMLSVVLSNTLPFTRGMCTIPAGFARLDTHRFVVSSALGTVVFESALALVTIGVLQLF, encoded by the coding sequence ATGTCGTTGACTGAACTTTCCGCGTTCGTTGAAGGATTACTCATAGAGCATGGATACATCGCCTTGTTCGGTATTTTCGTTCTCGAAGGGGCGATGTTGTTGTATTTCGCTCCCAGTGAATCGTTGGTTCCGGGAGCGATCTATCTCCTCACGAGCCACTCACCGTTCGAGATCGCCGTCGTCATCGGTGTCGCTGCGGTGGGGGCGACGGTTGGCCAGACTGCGCTGTTTCTGTTCGCAAAACGCGGAGGGCGTGACCGGTTGTTCGAACACCGGTGGATCCGTGTGTCCGAAGACCGACTCGACCGTTTCGATCGATGGTTCGATCGGTGGGGAATGCTGTCCGTCGTTCTGAGCAACACGCTCCCGTTCACCCGAGGGATGTGTACCATCCCGGCCGGGTTCGCCCGGTTGGACACACACCGCTTCGTCGTCAGCTCCGCACTCGGAACGGTCGTCTTCGAATCCGCGCTCGCTTTGGTTACGATCGGCGTGCTACAGCTGTTTTGA
- a CDS encoding sulfatase, protein MSDGSDRNVVFIVMDTVRKDHLSVYGYDRPTTPALDRFAEEARVFEQAVAPAPWTLPVHASLFTGLYPSQHGASQEQPYLESAVTLAETLSMQEYSTACYTSNTWITPYTKLTRGFDNHDNFFEALPSDVLSGPLARVWKEMNDRKTLRTIANWLVKAGNVVHEYFASNQQADSKTPAVIDRTIEFIDSTEEPYFTFLNLMDAHLPYHPPQQHREEFAPDVDSTTVCQNSKEYNCGARTINGEEWDAITGLYDAEIRHIDAELSRLFEWLRANGEWEETLIVVCADHGELHGEHDLYGHEFGLYDPIINVPLLVKHPELTAGRDDRQVELLDLYHTVLDHAGLTPTSEFDSAAVSLDPARSLLSETYRSGDALIDGGATAFVEYFRPVIELNQLEGKAQAAGITLEEDSRFYSRMRAARRPTGKYVRNERIPDEAYRLDDDPEERTDLIDADDSIIAEIATALETFESDIARQWTDSPSQADDEELLDDMSEQAKERLEHLGYKE, encoded by the coding sequence ATGAGCGACGGATCGGATCGAAACGTCGTCTTCATCGTCATGGACACGGTTCGGAAGGACCACCTCTCGGTGTACGGCTACGATCGTCCAACGACACCGGCGCTCGACCGCTTCGCCGAGGAGGCGCGCGTGTTCGAGCAGGCCGTCGCTCCAGCGCCGTGGACGTTGCCCGTTCATGCGTCGTTGTTCACCGGTCTGTATCCCAGCCAGCACGGAGCCAGTCAGGAGCAGCCGTATCTCGAATCGGCGGTGACACTGGCGGAAACGCTTTCGATGCAAGAGTATTCGACGGCATGTTACACGTCCAACACGTGGATCACACCGTACACGAAGCTCACGCGCGGGTTCGACAACCACGACAACTTCTTCGAGGCGCTTCCGAGCGATGTGCTCAGTGGACCGTTGGCACGAGTGTGGAAGGAAATGAACGACCGGAAAACGCTCCGAACGATTGCGAACTGGCTCGTCAAGGCGGGCAACGTGGTCCACGAGTATTTCGCGTCCAACCAACAGGCGGATTCGAAAACCCCGGCCGTGATCGATCGAACGATCGAGTTCATCGACTCGACGGAGGAGCCGTATTTCACGTTTCTCAATCTGATGGACGCGCATCTGCCGTACCATCCACCCCAACAGCACCGCGAAGAGTTCGCACCCGATGTCGATTCGACGACGGTTTGTCAGAATTCGAAGGAGTACAACTGTGGCGCACGGACGATCAACGGAGAGGAGTGGGATGCGATCACCGGGCTGTACGACGCCGAGATTAGGCATATCGACGCGGAACTCTCCCGGCTGTTCGAGTGGCTGCGAGCCAACGGCGAGTGGGAGGAAACGCTGATCGTCGTCTGTGCCGACCACGGCGAACTCCATGGCGAGCACGATCTGTACGGACACGAGTTCGGGCTGTACGACCCGATCATCAACGTGCCGTTGCTCGTTAAGCATCCGGAACTCACCGCTGGACGGGACGACCGACAGGTCGAACTCCTCGATCTGTACCACACCGTGCTCGATCACGCTGGGCTGACGCCGACTAGCGAATTCGATTCGGCAGCCGTTTCGCTCGATCCAGCTCGATCACTGCTGTCCGAGACGTATCGAAGCGGTGATGCACTGATCGACGGCGGTGCCACGGCGTTCGTCGAGTATTTCCGTCCAGTGATCGAGCTGAATCAGCTCGAAGGGAAAGCACAAGCGGCTGGGATCACACTCGAGGAGGATTCACGGTTTTACTCCCGGATGCGCGCTGCCCGGCGACCGACCGGCAAGTACGTCAGAAACGAGCGGATCCCCGACGAGGCCTACCGGCTCGACGACGATCCCGAGGAACGAACCGATCTCATCGACGCTGACGATTCGATCATCGCCGAGATAGCGACAGCACTCGAAACGTTCGAGTCCGATATCGCTCGACAGTGGACCGATAGCCCGAGCCAAGCGGATGATGAGGAACTGCTAGATGACATGAGCGAGCAAGCGAAAGAACGTCTCGAACATCTGGGCTACAAGGAGTGA
- a CDS encoding MATE family efflux transporter, which produces MSIGSTVLSTFRQRLRSVLARYPKLLARFGLVDRQKGMEAFDLAVPVMVSGGMRTVLRMTDFFMVSLALGDAAVAGLELGFQYYFIGFGLALGLSSGTISLVSRCIGAGERADADFAIKQSLWLALLITVPLTLLTWLFSEGMIELLTDDPQTIQLGSTYLRIVMLSVSFRFWSMIAARALQGAGDTRTPMYIRLISIPVNIGLNTVLIFGAGPFPQLGIAGAAWGTTIANTLAAVIFAAVLISGAYSVRFRIGGKQWDTEIVKELIRVGYPLAGMQLIKTLGRFPFLLILSTIGTPVVAAYAIGRRIMLLALMPAWGYSTAASTLVGQSIGTGNETDATRYGWQTLRIAIVTQVLIGGVLVVLSPQIVRLFNAGSPELAVAFVRVFGLGVVAFSISRTMRGGLRGAGDTLWPLYGTVLGTGLRVPIAALGLPTGVALTSIADWTLTPGMGFGLGAIYVAILLDMYSRAGINLFRFSTGQWKAVARQSAVGSDD; this is translated from the coding sequence ATGAGTATCGGATCGACAGTGCTTTCGACGTTCCGACAGCGGCTTCGGTCGGTGCTCGCTCGCTATCCGAAACTGCTGGCACGGTTCGGGCTGGTCGACCGACAGAAAGGCATGGAAGCGTTCGATCTCGCGGTGCCGGTAATGGTCAGCGGTGGGATGCGAACCGTGCTCCGAATGACCGACTTTTTCATGGTGAGCCTCGCGCTGGGTGATGCAGCCGTTGCGGGACTCGAACTCGGCTTTCAGTATTATTTTATCGGCTTCGGTCTCGCGCTTGGGCTGTCGAGTGGCACGATCAGCCTCGTATCCCGGTGTATCGGCGCGGGAGAGCGAGCGGACGCGGATTTCGCCATCAAGCAGTCGCTCTGGCTCGCGCTTTTGATCACCGTTCCGCTGACGCTGCTTACGTGGCTGTTCAGTGAGGGTATGATCGAACTGTTGACCGACGATCCCCAGACGATCCAGCTTGGAAGCACTTACCTCCGGATCGTGATGCTCTCGGTGTCGTTCCGGTTCTGGAGCATGATCGCCGCCCGGGCACTCCAAGGGGCAGGGGATACGCGCACCCCGATGTACATCCGTCTGATATCGATCCCGGTCAACATCGGTTTGAACACCGTGTTGATCTTCGGGGCCGGACCGTTCCCACAGTTGGGTATCGCGGGTGCGGCGTGGGGAACGACGATCGCAAATACGCTCGCTGCGGTCATTTTCGCTGCCGTGTTGATTTCCGGAGCGTACTCCGTTCGGTTTCGAATCGGCGGCAAGCAGTGGGACACGGAGATCGTCAAAGAACTCATCCGCGTCGGCTATCCCCTCGCCGGAATGCAGTTGATCAAAACACTCGGGCGCTTTCCGTTCTTGCTCATTCTATCGACGATCGGGACGCCGGTGGTCGCTGCGTACGCCATCGGCCGACGCATCATGTTGTTGGCACTGATGCCCGCGTGGGGCTACTCGACGGCCGCGAGCACGCTCGTCGGTCAGAGCATCGGGACTGGAAACGAGACCGATGCGACGCGGTATGGCTGGCAAACCCTTCGGATCGCGATCGTAACACAGGTGTTGATCGGCGGGGTGCTCGTGGTGCTCTCGCCCCAGATCGTCCGCCTGTTCAACGCTGGCTCACCGGAGCTTGCTGTCGCTTTCGTCCGGGTGTTCGGTCTCGGCGTGGTGGCGTTCAGTATCTCGCGCACCATGCGGGGCGGTCTCCGTGGCGCTGGAGATACGCTCTGGCCCCTGTATGGGACCGTACTGGGAACGGGGCTACGGGTTCCGATCGCAGCCCTCGGGCTGCCGACCGGCGTGGCGCTGACGTCGATCGCAGACTGGACCCTCACACCCGGTATGGGGTTCGGTCTTGGAGCCATCTACGTAGCGATCCTCCTCGACATGTACAGCCGGGCCGGCATCAACCTGTTTCGGTTCTCGACTGGGCAGTGGAAAGCCGTGGCGCGACAGTCCGCCGTCGGTAGCGATGACTGA
- a CDS encoding CDP-2,3-bis-(O-geranylgeranyl)-sn-glycerol synthase — protein sequence MLEVIVIAFWSMLPAYIPNNAAVLFGGGRPIDGGRTYNGRRLLGDGKTWQGTVAGTLAGTVVALVLNVLSTQLSVDLPTFPATAVLTLPAGAMMGDIAASLIKRRIGRDRGTAVPGLDQLDFVVGALFLTAIVAPAWFSDTFTVPVILVVVILTPLLHLGLNVIAYRFDWKDEPY from the coding sequence ATGCTTGAGGTGATCGTGATTGCGTTCTGGTCGATGTTGCCAGCGTACATCCCGAACAACGCGGCGGTGCTGTTTGGTGGCGGTCGTCCGATCGATGGTGGGCGGACCTACAACGGTCGCCGACTGCTCGGAGACGGAAAGACGTGGCAAGGGACGGTTGCCGGAACGCTGGCGGGAACCGTCGTTGCGCTCGTACTCAACGTGCTTTCCACGCAGCTTTCGGTGGATCTCCCGACGTTTCCGGCGACGGCTGTTCTTACACTCCCAGCGGGTGCGATGATGGGCGACATCGCCGCATCACTGATAAAACGCCGGATCGGACGCGATCGTGGGACTGCGGTACCGGGCCTCGACCAGTTGGACTTCGTGGTAGGTGCGCTTTTCCTCACAGCGATCGTCGCCCCCGCATGGTTCAGCGACACGTTCACCGTTCCCGTGATACTCGTCGTCGTGATTCTCACACCCCTACTCCATCTCGGTCTGAACGTGATCGCCTACAGATTCGACTGGAAAGACGAACCGTACTGA